A single window of Deltaproteobacteria bacterium GWC2_65_14 DNA harbors:
- a CDS encoding methylmalonyl-CoA mutase, which yields MREARGRWERETLLPVTAKAPERAKRFESTSGSEIERLCDPGHLEAFDYLRDAGFPGEYPFTRGVQPTMYRGRFWTMRQYAGFGDARESNRRYRFLLEQGQTGLSVAFDLPTQMGYDSDHPMAFGEVGKVGVAIDSLEDMEVLFARIPLGEVSTSMTINSTAAILLAMYIAVGEKQGVPAESLNGTIQNDILKEYIARGTYIYPPAPSMRIITDIFAYCKDRVPRWNTISISGYHIREAGSTAAQEIAFTLANGIAYVQAAIDAGMSVDSFAARLAFFFNAHNSFLEEVAKYRAARRLWARIMRERFRAKDPRSWMLRFHTQTAGSSLTAQQPDNNVVRVTLQALAAVLGGTQSLHTNSRDEALSLPTEESVRIALRTQQVIAHESGVADTVDPLGGSYFVEATTSALEREAEEYLARIDGMGGVVRAIDRGYIQKEIQDAAFRYQQEIERKERILVGVNAFEVEEPRPENLLTVDPRVEREQRKRLAALRKRRDPAAVLSAFAALGKACRGTENLMVPILAAVKSYATLGEISDVLREVFGIYRGKVTV from the coding sequence ATCCGGGAGGCGAGAGGGCGGTGGGAGCGGGAGACCCTCCTGCCCGTGACGGCGAAGGCCCCGGAGCGGGCGAAGCGCTTCGAGAGCACCTCCGGGTCGGAGATCGAGCGGCTCTGCGATCCCGGCCACCTGGAGGCGTTCGACTATCTCCGGGACGCGGGGTTCCCCGGGGAGTACCCGTTCACCCGAGGGGTCCAGCCGACCATGTACCGGGGGCGCTTCTGGACGATGCGCCAGTACGCGGGGTTCGGGGACGCGCGGGAGTCGAACCGGCGGTACCGGTTCCTCCTCGAGCAGGGGCAGACCGGCCTGTCGGTGGCCTTCGACCTTCCCACCCAGATGGGGTACGACTCGGACCACCCGATGGCCTTCGGCGAGGTCGGGAAGGTCGGGGTCGCGATCGACTCCCTCGAGGACATGGAGGTCCTCTTCGCCCGGATCCCCCTCGGGGAGGTCTCCACTTCGATGACGATCAACTCCACGGCGGCGATCCTGCTCGCCATGTACATCGCGGTGGGGGAGAAGCAGGGGGTGCCGGCGGAGTCTCTGAACGGGACGATCCAGAACGACATCCTGAAGGAGTACATCGCGCGGGGGACCTACATCTATCCCCCGGCCCCCTCGATGCGGATCATCACCGACATCTTCGCCTACTGCAAGGACCGGGTGCCTCGGTGGAACACGATCAGCATCTCCGGGTACCACATCCGGGAGGCGGGGTCGACGGCGGCGCAGGAGATCGCCTTCACCCTGGCGAACGGGATCGCCTACGTCCAGGCGGCGATCGACGCGGGGATGTCCGTCGATTCCTTCGCCGCGCGTCTCGCCTTCTTCTTCAACGCGCACAACAGCTTCCTGGAGGAGGTGGCGAAGTACCGGGCGGCCCGCCGCCTCTGGGCGAGGATCATGCGGGAGCGGTTCCGGGCGAAGGACCCCCGCTCCTGGATGCTCCGGTTCCATACCCAGACGGCCGGCTCGTCGCTGACCGCGCAGCAGCCGGACAACAACGTCGTCCGGGTGACGCTCCAGGCGCTGGCGGCGGTGCTCGGAGGCACCCAGTCGCTCCACACGAATTCCCGGGACGAGGCGCTCTCCCTGCCCACCGAGGAATCGGTCCGGATCGCGCTGCGGACCCAGCAGGTGATCGCGCACGAGAGCGGCGTCGCGGACACGGTCGATCCGCTCGGCGGGTCCTATTTCGTCGAGGCGACGACCTCCGCCCTGGAGCGGGAGGCGGAGGAATATCTCGCCCGGATCGACGGGATGGGCGGGGTGGTCCGGGCGATCGACCGCGGGTATATCCAGAAGGAGATCCAGGACGCCGCCTTCCGGTACCAGCAGGAGATCGAGCGGAAGGAACGGATCCTCGTCGGCGTGAACGCCTTCGAGGTCGAGGAGCCGAGGCCGGAAAATCTGCTCACCGTCGACCCGAGGGTGGAGCGGGAGCAGCGGAAGCGGCTTGCGGCCCTGCGGAAACGGCGGGATCCGGCGGCGGTCCTGTCGGCGTTCGCGGCCCTGGGGAAGGCCTGCCGCGGGACGGAGAACCTGATGGTCCCCATCCTCGCGGCGGTGAAGTCCTACGCCACGCTCGGGGAAATCTCCGACGTCCTGCGGGAAGTGTTCGGCATCTATCGGGGGAAGGTGACGGTCTGA
- a CDS encoding methylmalonyl-CoA carboxyltransferase yields MSLQGKFDELRRKNALALEGGGGKRIETQHAQGKLTARERIDLLLDPNSFVELDRFVQHRCTDFEMEKFLGDGIVTGYGQINGRLVYLFAQDFTVFGGSLSETYAQKVCKIMDHASRNGAPVIGINDSGGARIQEGVQSLAGYAHIFLRNTLYSGVVPQISAIMGPCAGGAVYSPAITDFILMVKNTSYMFVTGPDVIKTVTHEEVTKEALGGAMSHNERSGVAHFAAEDEKECLFLIRELLSFVPQNNMEDPPVIATNDPPDRMDESLNQLVPDIPTKPYDIRDVIKKVVDDGYFFEVQEHFAKNIVIGFARMNGRPVGITANQPAVLAGCLDINSSIKGARFVRFCDAFNIPLLTFVDVPGFLPGSGQEYGGIIKHGAKLLYAFAESTVPKVTVITRKAYGGAYDVMASKHIRGDVNYAYPTAEIAVMGPEGAVNIIFRKELVKSDNPEKTKAELVADYRERFASPYKAAELGFIDEVILPEETRPKVIKAFEMLKNKRESNPPRKHGNIPL; encoded by the coding sequence ATGTCACTTCAGGGGAAGTTCGACGAGCTCCGCAGGAAGAATGCGCTCGCGCTGGAGGGGGGAGGCGGGAAGCGGATCGAGACGCAGCATGCCCAGGGCAAGCTCACCGCCCGCGAACGGATCGACCTTCTCCTCGACCCGAACTCCTTCGTGGAGCTGGACCGCTTCGTCCAGCACCGCTGCACCGATTTCGAGATGGAGAAGTTCCTGGGCGACGGGATCGTCACCGGGTACGGGCAGATCAACGGACGGCTCGTCTACCTCTTCGCCCAGGACTTCACCGTATTCGGCGGCTCCCTCTCGGAGACCTACGCGCAGAAGGTCTGCAAGATCATGGACCACGCCTCGCGCAACGGGGCGCCGGTCATCGGCATCAACGATTCGGGGGGAGCCCGGATCCAGGAGGGGGTTCAGAGCCTCGCCGGGTACGCCCACATCTTCCTGCGGAACACGCTCTATTCGGGAGTCGTCCCGCAGATCTCCGCCATCATGGGGCCCTGCGCGGGAGGGGCGGTCTACTCCCCGGCGATCACCGACTTCATCCTGATGGTGAAGAACACCTCCTACATGTTCGTGACCGGCCCCGACGTCATCAAGACGGTGACCCACGAGGAGGTCACCAAGGAGGCGCTGGGCGGTGCGATGTCCCATAACGAACGCAGCGGCGTCGCCCACTTCGCCGCCGAGGACGAGAAGGAGTGCCTGTTCCTGATCCGCGAACTCCTCTCGTTCGTTCCCCAGAACAACATGGAAGACCCTCCGGTCATCGCCACCAACGACCCCCCCGACCGGATGGACGAGAGCCTGAACCAGCTCGTACCGGACATCCCGACGAAGCCGTACGACATCCGGGACGTGATCAAGAAGGTGGTGGACGACGGCTATTTCTTCGAGGTCCAGGAACATTTTGCGAAGAACATCGTCATCGGCTTCGCGCGGATGAACGGCCGGCCCGTCGGGATCACGGCCAACCAGCCGGCGGTTCTCGCCGGCTGCCTCGACATCAACTCCTCGATCAAGGGAGCCCGGTTCGTCCGGTTCTGCGACGCCTTCAACATTCCCCTCCTTACCTTCGTCGACGTCCCCGGCTTTCTCCCGGGGAGCGGGCAGGAATACGGGGGGATCATCAAGCACGGGGCGAAGCTTCTGTACGCCTTCGCCGAATCGACCGTCCCGAAGGTGACGGTCATCACCCGGAAGGCGTACGGCGGGGCCTACGACGTCATGGCTTCCAAGCATATCCGGGGAGACGTGAACTACGCGTACCCGACCGCCGAGATCGCCGTGATGGGGCCGGAGGGCGCGGTGAACATCATCTTCCGGAAGGAGCTCGTCAAGTCGGACAATCCGGAGAAGACCAAGGCGGAGCTGGTGGCCGACTACCGCGAGCGCTTTGCCTCTCCCTACAAGGCGGCCGAGCTTGGGTTCATCGACGAGGTCATTTTGCCGGAAGAGACGCGCCCCAAGGTCATCAAGGCCTTCGAGATGCTCAAAAACAAGAGGGAATCCAATCCGCCGCGCAAGCACGGCAACATTCCCCTGTAG
- a CDS encoding IclR family transcriptional regulator yields MVRRDKSNYIIQSVSHALDVLEQFRGEHDELGVTELSKKLKLHKNNVFRILATLQSRNYIEQNKANENYRLGVKCLELGQTFIQQRGMLKQSKAILRELAESSGETSYISLLRGNDVVYIDAVETSSTVRVVSRLGLHMPTHATAAGKALVGFDSEEELRKRFGKELSRHTENTFRSFDDLLRDLEKMRERGYATDLEEFEDGLRCIAAPVRDYTRKVIGAVSVSGPANRMTDERIEQTIAPAVVRSGKELSARLGYRD; encoded by the coding sequence ATGGTGCGTCGTGACAAGTCGAACTATATCATCCAGTCCGTTTCCCACGCGCTCGATGTCCTCGAACAGTTTCGGGGGGAGCACGACGAACTGGGGGTCACCGAGCTCAGCAAAAAGCTGAAGCTGCATAAAAACAACGTGTTCCGGATTCTCGCGACTCTCCAGTCTCGCAACTACATCGAGCAGAACAAGGCCAACGAAAACTACCGCCTCGGGGTGAAGTGCCTCGAGCTGGGGCAGACCTTCATCCAGCAGAGGGGGATGCTCAAGCAGTCCAAGGCGATCCTCCGGGAGCTCGCCGAGAGCTCCGGGGAGACCAGCTACATCTCGCTCCTGCGGGGGAACGACGTCGTATACATCGACGCGGTGGAGACTTCCTCGACCGTGCGGGTCGTTTCCCGTCTCGGGTTGCACATGCCCACCCACGCGACGGCGGCCGGAAAGGCGCTGGTCGGGTTCGATTCCGAGGAGGAACTCCGGAAGCGGTTCGGGAAGGAGCTTTCCCGGCACACGGAAAACACCTTCCGCTCGTTCGACGATCTGCTGCGGGACCTCGAGAAGATGCGGGAGAGGGGGTATGCCACCGACCTCGAGGAGTTCGAGGATGGGCTCCGGTGCATCGCCGCCCCGGTGCGCGACTACACCCGCAAGGTGATCGGCGCGGTCAGCGTGTCCGGTCCCGCCAACAGGATGACCGACGAGCGGATCGAGCAGACGATCGCCCCCGCGGTGGTCCGCTCCGGGAAGGAGCTTTCCGCCCGTCTCGGGTACCGCGATTAG
- a CDS encoding glycolate oxidase subunit GlcD, giving the protein MDELAISALRGIFGGRLRTSREERVCYSYDATGKEHLPDAVAFPETAEEVRRAILLANELRFPVIPRGAGSGFSGGSVPVRGGLVLSTERMDRILSIDEENLVAVVEPGVVTERLKEEVRRRGLFYPPDPASQRFCTIGGNIAECAGGMCAVKYGVTRDYVLGLEAVLGTGELIRTGVSTVKGVVGYDLTRMLVGSEGTLGVVTKATLRLIPHPETVETLVAFFRSNSEGSRAVAGIVRERIVPCALEMMDRTAIDCVREAAGLPVPEETGCALLIEVDGPAHSTAAEAVRVEEACLRFGAVEVRRASDADGRERLWKLRRSISPALRKVNPVKINEDIVVPRSRLPAMMDFLSELAVRKNLKIVTFGHAGDGNVHVNLMLSGTDLEERRRADEAVAEIFRKTIELGGTISGEHGIGISKAPFLEMEVGPLGVSVMKRLKACFDPNGILNPGKIFPDEQAVRA; this is encoded by the coding sequence ATGGATGAACTTGCAATTTCCGCCCTCCGCGGGATCTTCGGGGGACGCCTCCGGACCTCCCGGGAAGAGCGGGTCTGCTATTCCTACGACGCCACGGGGAAGGAGCATCTCCCCGACGCGGTCGCCTTCCCGGAGACCGCCGAGGAGGTCCGCAGGGCGATCCTCCTCGCGAACGAGCTCCGCTTTCCGGTGATCCCCCGGGGGGCCGGCTCGGGGTTCTCCGGAGGATCGGTGCCGGTCCGCGGAGGGCTGGTGCTCTCCACGGAGCGGATGGACAGGATCCTGTCGATCGACGAGGAGAACCTGGTCGCGGTCGTCGAGCCGGGCGTGGTGACCGAGCGGCTGAAGGAGGAGGTGCGCCGCCGCGGCCTCTTCTACCCGCCCGACCCGGCCTCCCAGCGGTTCTGCACGATCGGGGGAAACATCGCCGAATGCGCGGGCGGGATGTGCGCGGTCAAGTACGGCGTCACGAGGGACTATGTCCTGGGGCTGGAGGCGGTCCTGGGGACGGGGGAGCTCATCCGCACCGGCGTCTCCACCGTCAAGGGGGTGGTGGGGTACGACCTCACCCGCATGCTCGTCGGGTCCGAGGGAACGCTGGGGGTCGTCACGAAGGCGACGCTCCGGCTGATCCCCCACCCCGAGACGGTCGAGACGCTGGTGGCCTTCTTCCGAAGCAACTCGGAGGGGTCGAGGGCGGTGGCCGGGATCGTCCGGGAGCGGATCGTTCCCTGCGCCCTGGAGATGATGGACCGCACGGCGATCGACTGCGTCCGGGAGGCGGCGGGGCTGCCGGTGCCGGAGGAAACCGGGTGCGCCCTGCTGATCGAGGTGGACGGTCCGGCGCATTCCACGGCGGCGGAGGCTGTCCGGGTGGAGGAGGCCTGCCTCCGGTTCGGCGCGGTCGAGGTCCGGAGGGCCTCCGACGCAGACGGGCGGGAGCGGCTGTGGAAGCTGCGCCGGTCGATCTCCCCCGCGCTCCGGAAGGTGAACCCGGTGAAGATCAACGAGGACATCGTCGTCCCGCGCAGCCGGCTCCCCGCGATGATGGACTTCCTGTCGGAGCTGGCGGTCCGGAAGAACCTGAAGATCGTCACCTTCGGCCACGCGGGGGACGGCAACGTCCACGTGAACCTGATGCTCTCCGGGACCGACCTGGAGGAACGCCGGAGGGCCGACGAGGCGGTGGCCGAGATCTTCCGAAAAACCATCGAGCTGGGCGGTACGATCTCGGGGGAGCACGGCATCGGGATCTCGAAGGCGCCGTTCCTCGAAATGGAGGTGGGGCCGCTCGGCGTCTCCGTGATGAAGCGGCTGAAGGCCTGCTTCGACCCGAACGGGATCCTGAACCCGGGGAAGATCTTCCCGGACGAGCAGGCGGTCAGGGCATGA
- a CDS encoding 2-amino-4-hydroxy-6-hydroxymethyldihydropteridine diphosphokinase, with translation MSEEVLLLLGSNLGRRVRHLREGIDRISREVEVTRVSGIYAGEPSGRPHQPWFLNLALLGTTALPPEELLAFAKEVERAGGRRGAARWGPRELDVDILLVGGLVMRKPHLKIPHPMLGERRFCLMPAAEIAPDRAVPPGGETVRELLSRCRDTHEVTPL, from the coding sequence GTGTCGGAAGAGGTTCTCCTGCTCCTGGGAAGCAACCTGGGGCGCCGGGTGCGGCATCTCCGGGAGGGGATCGACCGGATCTCCCGGGAGGTCGAGGTGACCCGGGTCTCCGGGATCTACGCCGGGGAGCCGAGCGGCAGACCGCACCAGCCCTGGTTCCTGAACCTGGCGCTCCTGGGGACGACCGCCCTCCCGCCGGAGGAGCTGCTGGCGTTCGCCAAGGAGGTGGAGCGCGCCGGGGGACGCCGGGGGGCGGCCCGGTGGGGCCCCCGGGAGCTCGACGTGGACATCCTCCTCGTGGGCGGCCTTGTGATGAGGAAACCGCACCTGAAGATCCCACATCCCATGCTGGGGGAGCGGCGATTCTGCCTGATGCCCGCCGCCGAGATCGCCCCCGACAGGGCCGTCCCGCCGGGAGGGGAAACGGTGCGGGAGCTGCTCTCCCGATGCCGGGACACGCACGAGGTGACGCCTCTATGA
- a CDS encoding acetyl-CoA carboxylase biotin carboxylase subunit: MFQKILIANRGEIAVRVERACREMGVRTVAVYSDVDRHALHVRYADEAYLIGPSPASESYLVIDKIIDVAKKSGAEAIHPGYGFLAENPVFAERCEKEKIKLIGPSAHSMRTMGSKTLARKTVQAAGVPVVPGTLEPIATEEEVFRVAKQIGFPVMLKATAGGGGKGLRLVQGEGDLRSALRMAKSEAKSAFSDDSVYLEKYIENPRHVEIQILGDRHGNYVHLCERECSIQRRHQKVIEESPSVIITPGIRAAMGKVAIDAARAVRYEGAGTIEFLVDRNRNFYFLEMNTRLQVEHPVTEMVTGVDIVKEQIRIAAGLPLSIRQEEVRQDGHAIECRVYAEDPDRNFMPCPGRITSLRTPGGPGVRDDSGVFEGFEIPIFYDPIISKLIAWGKTREEAIARMKRALREYVVTGVKTTIPFHIRVMSNRHFLEGTFDTNFIDKVFFKEERERELPEPDAALITAAVQLFLDERKRAVARRPAEAGEPVSMWRYSSRPGVRKTL; the protein is encoded by the coding sequence TTGTTCCAGAAAATCCTGATTGCGAACCGGGGAGAGATCGCAGTCCGCGTGGAGCGGGCCTGCCGGGAAATGGGGGTCCGGACGGTGGCGGTCTACTCCGATGTCGACCGGCACGCCCTCCACGTCCGGTACGCCGACGAGGCGTACCTCATCGGGCCGTCCCCCGCGTCGGAATCGTACCTCGTGATCGACAAGATCATCGACGTCGCGAAAAAAAGCGGCGCGGAAGCGATCCACCCTGGGTACGGCTTCCTGGCGGAGAACCCCGTCTTCGCCGAGCGGTGCGAAAAGGAGAAGATCAAGCTGATCGGCCCTTCCGCCCATTCGATGCGGACGATGGGGTCCAAGACGCTCGCCCGGAAGACGGTGCAGGCGGCGGGGGTTCCGGTGGTCCCCGGGACGCTGGAGCCGATCGCCACGGAGGAAGAGGTGTTCCGCGTGGCGAAGCAGATCGGGTTCCCGGTCATGCTCAAGGCCACCGCCGGCGGCGGCGGGAAGGGGCTTCGGCTGGTCCAGGGAGAGGGCGACCTGCGCTCCGCGCTGCGGATGGCGAAGTCGGAGGCGAAATCGGCCTTCAGCGACGATTCGGTCTACCTCGAGAAGTATATCGAGAACCCCCGGCACGTCGAGATCCAGATCCTCGGGGACCGGCACGGGAACTACGTCCACCTGTGCGAGCGGGAGTGCTCGATCCAGCGGCGTCACCAGAAGGTGATCGAGGAATCCCCCTCGGTGATCATCACCCCGGGAATCCGTGCGGCCATGGGGAAGGTGGCGATCGATGCCGCACGCGCGGTCCGCTACGAAGGGGCCGGGACGATCGAGTTCCTCGTGGACAGGAACCGGAACTTCTACTTCCTCGAGATGAACACCCGGCTCCAGGTCGAGCACCCGGTCACGGAGATGGTCACCGGGGTCGACATCGTCAAGGAACAGATCCGGATTGCCGCCGGCCTGCCGCTCTCAATCCGGCAGGAGGAGGTCCGGCAGGACGGGCACGCGATCGAGTGCCGGGTCTACGCCGAAGACCCCGACCGGAACTTCATGCCCTGCCCGGGGAGGATCACGTCGCTGCGGACGCCCGGCGGGCCCGGGGTGCGGGACGACTCCGGGGTCTTCGAGGGGTTCGAGATCCCGATCTTCTACGACCCGATCATCTCCAAGCTGATCGCCTGGGGGAAGACCCGCGAGGAGGCGATCGCCCGGATGAAGCGGGCGCTGCGGGAATATGTCGTGACGGGGGTCAAGACGACGATCCCCTTCCACATCCGCGTGATGAGCAACCGGCATTTTCTCGAGGGAACCTTCGACACGAATTTCATCGACAAGGTCTTCTTCAAGGAGGAGCGGGAGCGGGAACTCCCCGAGCCGGATGCCGCCCTGATCACCGCGGCGGTCCAGCTCTTCCTGGACGAGAGGAAGCGCGCCGTCGCCCGGCGGCCCGCGGAGGCGGGGGAACCGGTCTCGATGTGGAGATATTCCTCCCGCCCCGGCGTGCGGAAAACCCTGTAG
- a CDS encoding N-glycosyltransferase has protein sequence MLIAFQHTTVYWIMLLFFGFYPILSAIVWLVTSAIYFSGKEKLPGEAEADLYTLPDPPPAVSVLIPAYCEEKVIEATVEGALRIDYPDFEVVVVDDGSKDATVARLAPYLESGRIRLIRKTVNEGKAMALNDALLCLNGEIVLTIDADAVVDPQILLHIVPHFSSSRVAAVTGNPRVSNRRTLLSKIQLIEFTSIVGLLRRAQRVWGRIQTVSGVVVAFRKKALFDVGLFDPSMATEDIDMSWRLQMRFWDIRYEPRGLVWMQVPETIGAFFSQRKRWAVGLGQVLRSHLGILLRRKNLRQWPVAYESVLSILWAFCFVILTSLWIFSYAIGIPPVGAHPIPNFWGMTIATVCILQLTAGVALDRHYDRSILPYATYTVLYPLIYWAITSTVAFLYTPVGLLRKRPRITLWKTERT, from the coding sequence ATTCTCATCGCCTTCCAGCACACCACCGTCTACTGGATCATGCTCCTGTTCTTCGGCTTCTACCCGATCCTCTCCGCGATCGTCTGGCTCGTCACCTCGGCCATCTATTTCTCCGGAAAGGAAAAACTCCCCGGGGAGGCGGAGGCCGATCTCTACACCCTTCCCGACCCGCCTCCGGCGGTGTCGGTGCTCATCCCGGCCTATTGCGAGGAAAAGGTGATCGAGGCGACCGTCGAGGGGGCCCTCCGCATCGACTACCCGGACTTCGAAGTCGTCGTGGTGGACGACGGCTCGAAGGACGCCACCGTCGCCCGGCTCGCTCCCTACCTGGAGTCCGGGCGGATCCGGCTGATCCGGAAGACCGTGAACGAGGGGAAGGCGATGGCGCTGAACGACGCCCTGCTCTGCCTGAACGGGGAGATCGTGCTGACCATCGACGCGGACGCGGTCGTCGACCCGCAGATCCTGCTTCACATCGTTCCCCACTTCTCCTCCTCCCGGGTCGCCGCGGTGACGGGGAACCCGCGCGTCTCGAACCGGCGGACCCTGCTCAGCAAGATCCAGCTGATCGAGTTCACCTCGATCGTGGGCCTCCTGCGCCGGGCCCAGCGCGTGTGGGGGCGGATCCAGACCGTGTCCGGGGTCGTCGTGGCCTTCCGGAAGAAGGCGCTGTTCGACGTCGGGCTGTTCGACCCGTCGATGGCGACCGAGGACATCGACATGTCCTGGAGGCTCCAGATGCGATTCTGGGACATCCGGTACGAGCCCCGGGGGCTGGTCTGGATGCAGGTGCCGGAGACGATCGGCGCCTTCTTCTCGCAGAGGAAGCGCTGGGCCGTCGGGCTGGGGCAGGTCCTGCGCAGCCACCTCGGCATCCTCCTCCGGAGGAAGAACCTCCGGCAGTGGCCGGTGGCCTACGAGTCGGTGCTCTCCATCCTGTGGGCCTTCTGCTTCGTGATCCTGACCTCGCTCTGGATCTTCTCGTACGCGATCGGAATCCCGCCCGTGGGAGCCCACCCGATCCCGAACTTCTGGGGGATGACGATCGCCACGGTGTGCATTCTCCAGCTCACGGCAGGGGTCGCCCTCGACCGGCACTACGACCGTTCCATCCTCCCCTACGCCACCTACACGGTCCTCTACCCGCTGATCTACTGGGCCATCACCTCGACCGTCGCGTTCCTGTATACTCCGGTCGGGCTGCTCCGCAAGCGGCCCCGGATCACCCTCTGGAAAACGGAAAGGACCTGA
- a CDS encoding biotin--[acetyl-CoA-carboxylase] ligase, whose amino-acid sequence MAEQLRRILEEHPGRYVSGEEIGRRLGASRAAVWKQVQTLRRRGFGIEGARGAGYRLLGRPDLIEKQELFSRLPDASMWKSFHVFPVTDSTNSRAVHLAEAGAPHGTVLCADSQTAGRGRLGSRWESPPGVNLYLSLLLRPPFEPPMAPRLTLVAAVALASTVEEATGLPVFLKWPNDLFLGGRKTAGILAEMSSDLDRLRHVVIGVGLNVNAEAADFPEELRRTATSLRGETGRSFPRVELLSRFLVRFEEAYQRFLAGGLAPLLPEWNRRCLLSGKRVLLRRRDREERGTAIRVDEEGALLFLPEGGRGRERIHSGEILEFER is encoded by the coding sequence ATGGCGGAACAACTCCGGCGGATACTCGAGGAACACCCGGGACGCTACGTTTCGGGGGAGGAGATCGGACGGCGGCTGGGGGCCTCCCGCGCCGCCGTGTGGAAACAGGTCCAGACGCTCCGTCGGCGAGGGTTCGGCATTGAAGGCGCCCGGGGGGCCGGGTACCGGCTCCTCGGGCGACCCGACCTGATCGAGAAACAGGAACTGTTTTCCCGTCTTCCCGACGCCTCGATGTGGAAATCCTTTCACGTTTTTCCGGTCACCGACAGCACCAACAGCCGGGCGGTCCACCTCGCGGAGGCGGGAGCCCCACACGGAACCGTGCTCTGCGCCGATTCCCAGACGGCAGGGCGCGGGCGGCTCGGGAGCAGGTGGGAATCCCCCCCGGGGGTGAACCTCTACCTGTCTCTCCTGCTGCGCCCCCCCTTCGAGCCTCCGATGGCCCCCCGGCTGACCCTGGTCGCCGCGGTCGCCCTGGCTTCCACGGTCGAGGAGGCGACCGGGCTTCCGGTATTCCTCAAGTGGCCGAACGACCTGTTTCTCGGGGGGAGGAAAACGGCGGGGATCCTGGCCGAAATGTCCTCGGACCTGGACCGGCTCCGGCACGTGGTGATCGGCGTCGGGCTGAACGTGAACGCGGAAGCCGCAGACTTCCCGGAGGAGCTCCGCCGGACGGCGACTTCCCTCCGCGGGGAGACCGGACGCTCCTTCCCGCGCGTCGAGCTCCTGTCCCGGTTCCTCGTCCGGTTCGAGGAGGCGTATCAGCGGTTTCTGGCGGGCGGCCTGGCGCCCCTTCTTCCCGAATGGAACCGCCGCTGCCTCCTCTCCGGGAAGCGGGTGCTCCTGCGCCGCCGGGACCGGGAGGAGCGGGGAACGGCGATCCGGGTGGACGAAGAGGGGGCGCTGCTGTTTCTCCCGGAAGGCGGCCGCGGCAGGGAACGGATCCACAGCGGGGAGATCCTCGAGTTCGAGAGGTGA
- a CDS encoding acyl-CoA dehydrogenase, with protein MIGFDLTQEQVALQDMARKFAANEIRPRAAEHDHAGTFPKEILEKAFGLGLMTGFIPEEYGGLGLSALEACLIEEELGWGCSGITTSMTANGLALSPILIAGTDEQKKRFVTPFAETLQYASFCLTEPGAGSDAGAIATTAKPDGDGYILNGRKCFTTNGSYASQYTVFASTDRSKGHKGLSAFIVPRETPGVSAGKKEDKMGQRASDTADVLFEDVRIPAGNRIGKEGEGFKIAMMTLDYARPTVAAMAVGVARAAFELAMQYSKERVQFGVPIAMNQAIHFMLADMAMDIEAARLLTYKSAWLLDQGKRNTKESSFAKAFAADLAMRVTTDAVQIYGGYGYMKDYPVEKLMRDAKLLQIYEGTSQIQRMVIAKEIMMR; from the coding sequence ATGATCGGATTCGATCTGACCCAGGAACAGGTCGCGCTCCAGGACATGGCTCGCAAGTTCGCGGCGAACGAGATCCGCCCCAGGGCGGCCGAGCATGACCATGCGGGGACCTTCCCCAAGGAGATCCTGGAGAAGGCCTTCGGGCTGGGACTGATGACCGGCTTCATCCCGGAGGAGTACGGAGGGCTCGGCCTCTCCGCGCTCGAGGCCTGCCTCATCGAGGAGGAACTGGGGTGGGGATGCTCCGGGATCACCACCTCGATGACCGCGAACGGGCTGGCGCTCTCGCCGATCCTGATCGCCGGGACCGACGAGCAGAAGAAGCGGTTCGTCACCCCCTTCGCGGAAACGCTGCAGTATGCCTCCTTCTGCCTGACCGAGCCGGGGGCCGGCTCCGACGCCGGCGCGATCGCGACGACCGCGAAGCCGGACGGCGACGGCTACATCCTGAACGGGCGGAAGTGCTTCACCACGAACGGCAGCTACGCCTCCCAGTACACGGTCTTCGCCTCCACCGACCGCTCCAAGGGGCACAAGGGGCTCTCCGCCTTCATCGTCCCCCGGGAGACCCCGGGAGTTTCCGCCGGAAAGAAGGAGGACAAGATGGGGCAGCGCGCCTCCGACACCGCGGACGTGCTTTTCGAGGACGTCCGGATTCCCGCCGGAAACCGGATCGGGAAGGAGGGTGAAGGGTTCAAGATCGCGATGATGACGCTCGACTACGCCCGCCCCACGGTTGCCGCGATGGCGGTCGGGGTCGCCCGGGCGGCCTTCGAGCTGGCGATGCAGTACTCCAAGGAGCGGGTCCAGTTCGGCGTCCCGATCGCCATGAACCAGGCGATCCACTTCATGCTGGCCGACATGGCGATGGATATCGAGGCGGCACGCCTGCTCACCTACAAGAGCGCCTGGCTCCTGGACCAGGGGAAGCGGAACACGAAGGAATCCTCGTTCGCGAAGGCCTTCGCGGCGGACCTCGCCATGCGGGTTACCACCGACGCGGTGCAGATCTACGGGGGCTACGGGTACATGAAGGATTACCCCGTGGAGAAGCTGATGCGGGATGCGAAGCTGCTGCAGATCTACGAGGGCACGAGTCAGATCCAGCGGATGGTCATCGCGAAAGAGATCATGATGCGGTAG